In bacterium YEK0313, one genomic interval encodes:
- the cobI gene encoding Precorrin-2 C(20)-methyltransferase, producing the protein MSDTAALYGVGLGPGDPAYVTVRARDILGRADRLVHFCKKGQRGNARTIADRLVGPDPAREIALVYPVTTEAPVADPAYVNPMAEFYAESAARVATEVEAGRCVAILCEGDPFFYGSLMHLWRRLAPRYAFEVVPGITGMSGAWTLAAAPMTWGDDVLTVLPGTLPEAELARRLGDTDAAVIMKIGRNFPKVRRALAAAGLVERAIYVERASMTDQVILPLAAKTDDEAPYFSMILVPGEGRRL; encoded by the coding sequence ATGTCTGATACCGCCGCGCTCTACGGCGTCGGGCTCGGGCCCGGCGATCCCGCCTATGTCACGGTCAGGGCGCGCGACATTCTCGGCCGCGCCGATCGCCTGGTTCATTTCTGCAAGAAGGGCCAGCGCGGCAATGCACGCACCATCGCCGACCGGCTGGTCGGCCCGGATCCGGCCCGCGAGATCGCGCTCGTCTATCCCGTGACGACGGAGGCGCCGGTCGCCGATCCCGCCTATGTCAATCCGATGGCGGAGTTCTACGCGGAATCGGCCGCGAGGGTCGCCACCGAGGTCGAGGCGGGGCGCTGCGTCGCCATTCTCTGCGAGGGCGACCCGTTCTTCTACGGCTCGCTGATGCATCTCTGGCGGCGGCTCGCGCCGCGCTACGCCTTCGAGGTGGTGCCCGGGATCACCGGCATGTCCGGCGCCTGGACGCTCGCCGCCGCGCCCATGACCTGGGGCGACGACGTCCTGACCGTCCTGCCCGGCACCCTGCCCGAGGCCGAGCTCGCGCGCCGGCTCGGCGATACCGACGCGGCGGTCATCATGAAGATCGGCCGCAACTTTCCGAAGGTCAGGCGCGCGCTCGCCGCGGCCGGCCTCGTCGAGCGGGCGATCTATGTCGAGCGCGCCAGCATGACCGACCAGGTCATCCTGCCACTCGCCGCCAAGACCGATGACGAGGCGCCCTATTTCTCCATGATCCTCGTGCCTGGCGAAGGACGGCGGCTGTGA
- the cobM gene encoding Precorrin-4 C(11)-methyltransferase, with protein sequence MTVHFIGAGPGAADLITVRGRTLIEQCPVCLYAGSLIPKAVLGWCPPGARIVDTAPLDLDGIMAEITAAEARGEDVARLHSGDLSIWSAVGEQMRRLDAAGIAYTVTPGVPAFSAAAALLRRELTLPEVAQSVVLTRTSGRASSMPPRETLPAFAATGATLAIHLSIHVIDKVVAELTPAYGADCPVAVVFRASWPDERVLAGTLGDIAAKVAEAGLERTALILVGPALAAEDFRESALYSRGYDRRFRPRDGGEPVA encoded by the coding sequence ATGACCGTTCACTTCATCGGCGCCGGCCCGGGCGCCGCCGACCTCATCACCGTGCGCGGCCGGACCTTGATCGAGCAATGTCCGGTCTGCCTCTATGCGGGATCGCTGATCCCCAAGGCGGTGCTTGGCTGGTGTCCGCCGGGCGCCCGCATCGTCGACACCGCGCCGCTTGACCTCGACGGCATCATGGCTGAGATCACGGCGGCCGAAGCCCGCGGCGAGGATGTCGCCCGCCTCCATTCCGGCGACCTGTCGATCTGGAGCGCGGTCGGCGAGCAGATGCGCCGCCTCGACGCAGCCGGCATCGCCTATACGGTGACGCCGGGCGTGCCGGCCTTCTCGGCTGCCGCCGCGCTGCTGCGCCGCGAGCTGACCTTGCCCGAGGTCGCCCAGTCGGTGGTGCTCACCCGCACCAGCGGCCGCGCCTCCTCCATGCCGCCGCGCGAAACCCTTCCGGCCTTTGCCGCGACGGGGGCGACGCTGGCCATTCACCTCTCGATCCATGTCATCGACAAGGTGGTGGCCGAGCTGACGCCCGCCTATGGCGCCGACTGCCCCGTGGCCGTCGTGTTCCGGGCGTCCTGGCCGGACGAGCGCGTCCTGGCCGGTACGCTCGGCGACATCGCGGCCAAGGTTGCCGAAGCCGGGCTCGAGCGCACCGCGCTGATCCTGGTCGGGCCGGCCCTCGCCGCCGAGGATTTCCGTGAGAGCGCGCTCTATTCGCGCGGTTACGACCGGCGTTTCCGGCCGCGCGACGGCGGGGAGCCGGTGGCATGA
- the cobH gene encoding Precorrin-8X methylmutase: protein MTTAEAADRQSYLRDGAEIYARSFATIRAEADLARFTGAAERVVVRMIHACGMTDLPADVDMSADFAGAAETALKAGAPILCDAKMVAFGITRSRLPAHNAVICTLDDPRVADMARAAGTTRSAAAMELWREQLSGSVVVIGNAPTSLFRLLEMFDAGAPLPAAVIGIPVGFIGAAESKAALAADRRVPHLVVHGRRGGRAMAAAAVNALASAQE from the coding sequence GCAGACCGCCAATCCTATCTGCGTGACGGCGCCGAGATCTATGCGCGCTCCTTCGCGACGATCCGCGCCGAGGCCGATCTCGCCCGCTTCACGGGCGCGGCCGAGCGGGTCGTGGTGCGGATGATTCATGCCTGCGGCATGACCGACCTGCCCGCCGACGTCGACATGTCCGCCGATTTCGCCGGGGCTGCCGAGACGGCGCTGAAGGCGGGGGCGCCGATCCTGTGCGATGCCAAGATGGTCGCCTTCGGCATCACCCGCTCGCGCCTGCCGGCGCACAATGCGGTCATCTGCACGCTCGACGATCCGCGCGTCGCGGACATGGCGCGCGCCGCCGGAACCACGCGCTCGGCGGCCGCCATGGAGCTCTGGCGCGAGCAGCTTTCGGGCAGCGTCGTGGTGATCGGCAATGCCCCGACATCGCTGTTCCGCCTGCTGGAAATGTTCGATGCCGGCGCGCCCCTGCCGGCGGCGGTGATCGGCATTCCCGTCGGCTTCATCGGTGCCGCCGAATCCAAGGCGGCGCTCGCCGCCGACCGGCGCGTGCCCCATCTCGTCGTGCACGGCCGGCGCGGCGGCCGGGCCATGGCCGCGGCCGCCGTCAATGCGCTCGCGAGCGCCCAGGAGTGA
- the cobJ gene encoding Precorrin-3B C(17)-methyltransferase, which produces MTAGTVSVIGLGPGDPRYLTPAAAAALAAATDIVGYGPYVDRVPAQAGQRRHPSDNRVEVDRARAALDLAAGGARVAVVSGGDPGVFAMAAALFEAYETDPPRWRDVGIHVEPGITAMLAAAARIGAPLGGDFCAMSLSDNLKPWEVILHRLDAALSADFVIALYNPISKARPWQLGEALKRVATARPAATPVVFARAIGRPDEAVRILTAASAAAAAAGADMATLVLIGASTTRLVARESGEAFVYTPRSVGTRP; this is translated from the coding sequence GTGACGGCGGGCACGGTCAGCGTCATCGGGCTCGGCCCCGGCGATCCGCGCTATCTGACGCCGGCCGCCGCGGCGGCGCTCGCCGCGGCCACCGACATCGTCGGCTACGGCCCCTATGTCGACCGGGTGCCGGCGCAGGCCGGGCAGCGCCGGCATCCGTCCGACAACCGGGTCGAGGTCGACCGGGCCCGCGCGGCGCTCGACCTTGCCGCAGGCGGGGCAAGGGTAGCGGTGGTCTCGGGCGGCGATCCCGGCGTCTTCGCCATGGCGGCGGCGCTGTTCGAGGCCTACGAGACCGATCCGCCCAGGTGGCGCGACGTCGGCATCCATGTCGAGCCCGGGATCACCGCCATGCTGGCGGCGGCCGCGCGGATCGGGGCGCCGCTCGGCGGCGATTTCTGCGCGATGTCCCTGTCCGACAATCTCAAGCCCTGGGAGGTCATCCTCCACCGGCTGGACGCCGCGCTTTCGGCCGATTTCGTCATCGCGCTCTACAATCCGATTTCCAAGGCGCGCCCCTGGCAGCTCGGCGAAGCCCTGAAACGTGTCGCCACGGCGCGGCCGGCTGCCACCCCGGTGGTGTTTGCCCGCGCCATCGGCCGCCCCGACGAGGCCGTGCGCATCCTGACCGCAGCCAGCGCGGCCGCCGCCGCCGCCGGTGCCGACATGGCGACCCTGGTGCTGATCGGCGCCTCGACCACCCGGCTGGTGGCGCGCGAGAGCGGCGAGGCCTTCGTCTATACGCCGCGATCGGTCGGGACGAGGCCGTGA
- the cobL gene encoding Precorrin-6Y C(5,15)-methyltransferase [decarboxylating] produces MLPNAKVLSSGVGKPWLSIVGLGEDGRTGLSARALAALDAAELVVGGARHLGLVAPLRPDQATLAWPSPIQDAFPAILARRGRPVCVLASGDPFHYGIGTTLGAHVAVAEMEVLPQPSAFSLAAARLGWALQDCALVSLHGRALERIIPQLQPGARILALSWDGSTPARLAALLAARGLGGSRLAVLEALGGPRERRREASADGFDLADIDPLNIIALSVKAGPGARVVPLSPGLDDDWFAHDGQLTKAEIRAVTLAALAPRRGEMLWDVGAGSGSIGIEWCLRHPANRAHAVEARPDRAARIRANALALGVPDLAIVEGEAPAALGRLPQPDAIFIGGGIGDAGLFEAAWAALSAGGRLVTNAVTLEGEARLAGLFGIHGGSMRRLSVARLDPVGGLHGWRQAMPVTQWRVVKP; encoded by the coding sequence TTGTTGCCGAACGCGAAGGTTCTGTCGAGCGGCGTGGGCAAGCCCTGGCTGAGCATTGTCGGCCTCGGCGAGGACGGCCGGACCGGGCTTTCGGCGCGGGCCCTGGCGGCGCTCGACGCGGCGGAACTCGTCGTCGGCGGCGCGCGCCATCTCGGCCTCGTCGCGCCGCTTCGGCCGGACCAGGCGACGCTCGCCTGGCCGAGCCCGATCCAGGACGCCTTCCCGGCCATTCTGGCCCGTCGCGGCAGGCCGGTCTGCGTGCTCGCCTCGGGCGATCCGTTCCACTACGGCATCGGCACGACCCTCGGCGCCCATGTTGCGGTGGCGGAGATGGAGGTGCTGCCGCAGCCCTCCGCCTTCAGCCTCGCCGCCGCCCGGCTCGGCTGGGCCCTGCAGGACTGCGCGCTGGTTTCGCTTCACGGCCGGGCGCTCGAACGCATCATTCCGCAGCTCCAGCCGGGCGCGCGGATCCTGGCTCTCTCGTGGGACGGCTCGACGCCGGCCAGGCTCGCCGCCCTGCTGGCGGCGCGCGGCCTCGGCGGTTCGCGCCTCGCCGTCCTGGAAGCCCTCGGCGGCCCGCGCGAGCGGCGGCGCGAGGCGTCGGCCGACGGGTTCGACCTCGCCGATATCGATCCGCTCAACATCATCGCCCTGAGCGTGAAGGCCGGCCCCGGCGCGCGCGTCGTGCCGCTCAGCCCCGGTCTCGACGACGACTGGTTCGCCCATGACGGCCAGCTCACCAAGGCCGAGATCCGCGCCGTGACGCTGGCGGCGCTCGCGCCCCGGCGTGGCGAGATGCTCTGGGACGTTGGCGCGGGCTCGGGCTCGATCGGCATCGAATGGTGCCTGCGCCACCCGGCCAACCGCGCCCATGCGGTGGAAGCGCGGCCGGATCGCGCGGCGCGCATCCGCGCCAATGCGCTCGCCCTCGGCGTGCCCGACCTCGCCATTGTCGAAGGCGAGGCGCCGGCCGCGCTCGGCCGTCTGCCTCAGCCGGATGCGATCTTCATTGGCGGCGGCATCGGCGATGCAGGCCTGTTCGAGGCGGCCTGGGCCGCGCTGTCGGCTGGTGGCCGGCTGGTCACCAACGCGGTCACGCTGGAGGGTGAAGCGCGCCTTGCCGGACTGTTCGGCATCCATGGCGGCAGCATGCGCCGCCTGTCGGTCGCCCGTCTCGACCCGGTCGGCGGGCTGCACGGCTGGCGCCAGGCCATGCCGGTGACGCAATGGCGGGTGGTGAAGCCATGA
- the cobK gene encoding Precorrin-6A reductase, with the protein MTILILGGTTEAAELARHLAERHPGVAAEISLAGRTRTPKPLAVPTRIGGFGGVAGLAAYLAGHGIAAVVDATHPFAAVMPFNAAAACRAAGVPLLALRRPAWIAKPGDRWNLVATMAAAADALGREPRRVFLTIGRQELGAFAAQPQHAYLVRSIEPIGGVLDGLAVTTIEARGPFTEAKEAALMRMHRIEIVVSKNAGGGQTKAKLAAARSLGLPVVMVQRPAKPPVETVATIGAAVTWLSHHGLVPTDRGV; encoded by the coding sequence ATGACGATCCTGATCCTCGGCGGCACGACGGAAGCGGCTGAACTCGCGCGGCATCTGGCCGAGCGCCATCCCGGCGTCGCCGCCGAGATCTCGCTCGCCGGCCGCACCCGCACGCCGAAGCCCCTGGCCGTGCCGACCCGGATCGGCGGCTTCGGCGGCGTGGCTGGCCTTGCGGCCTATCTGGCCGGCCATGGAATTGCGGCGGTGGTCGACGCGACCCATCCCTTCGCCGCGGTCATGCCCTTCAACGCCGCCGCGGCCTGCCGGGCGGCCGGCGTGCCGCTGCTGGCGCTGCGCCGGCCCGCCTGGATCGCCAAGCCCGGCGATCGCTGGAACCTGGTCGCGACCATGGCCGCCGCTGCCGACGCGCTCGGCAGAGAGCCGCGCCGGGTGTTCCTGACCATCGGACGGCAGGAGCTCGGCGCCTTCGCGGCCCAGCCGCAGCATGCCTATCTCGTCCGCAGCATCGAACCGATCGGCGGCGTCCTGGACGGCCTTGCCGTCACGACGATCGAGGCACGGGGGCCCTTCACCGAGGCGAAGGAGGCCGCGCTGATGCGCATGCACCGCATCGAGATCGTCGTCAGCAAGAATGCCGGCGGCGGCCAGACCAAGGCGAAACTCGCGGCGGCGCGCAGCCTCGGGCTGCCCGTGGTCATGGTGCAGCGGCCGGCGAAACCGCCCGTCGAGACGGTGGCGACCATCGGCGCGGCTGTGACCTGGCTCAGCCATCACGGCCTCGTCCCGACCGATCGCGGCGTATAG
- a CDS encoding cobalamin biosynthesis protein CbiG, with translation MTGQNVSVGLGLRPATGRDEIAACVQAALGRLDLDLGAVDRIATTAARAGEPGLVAFAQGLGLPLVGIPDEALRGEDAGATTRSTRVVALFGVGSVAEAAALAAAGPAARLALPRIVLGRVTCALAFGNRS, from the coding sequence ATGACGGGCCAGAACGTCAGCGTCGGACTTGGCCTGCGGCCGGCGACAGGGCGCGACGAGATCGCCGCCTGCGTCCAGGCGGCGCTCGGCCGGCTCGATCTCGACCTGGGCGCGGTCGACCGGATCGCGACGACCGCCGCGCGGGCCGGCGAACCGGGGCTCGTCGCCTTTGCGCAAGGGCTCGGCCTGCCGCTCGTCGGCATTCCCGACGAAGCCCTGCGCGGCGAGGATGCCGGCGCCACCACCCGCTCGACGCGGGTGGTGGCGCTGTTCGGCGTCGGCTCGGTGGCCGAAGCCGCGGCGCTTGCGGCAGCCGGCCCCGCGGCTCGCCTTGCTCTGCCCCGCATCGTTCTCGGCCGGGTCACCTGCGCCCTCGCCTTCGGAAACAGATCATGA
- the cobA gene encoding Uroporphyrinogen-III C-methyltransferase, whose amino-acid sequence MNVPASFLPVFEAGTVWLVGAGPGDPGLMTLTAAHALQAADVVVHDALIDPRVLGLARPDAILENAGKRGHRPSPRQADISELLVTHARAGRRVLRLKGGDPFIFGRGHEEALALAEAGIRFRVVPGVSSGLGSLALHGIPATSRDSNHAVILATGHLAEDKSLDWASLARTGQPIVLYMAVANLEPIAAALGRGGLAPDTAVIAVHGATTPAEAVIETTLGALPGLGAAGRIRSPAIIAIGAIAPLRAAIASFLIAPEVQA is encoded by the coding sequence ATGAACGTGCCCGCGTCCTTTCTTCCCGTCTTCGAGGCCGGTACCGTCTGGCTGGTCGGCGCCGGCCCGGGCGATCCGGGCCTGATGACACTGACCGCGGCCCATGCGCTGCAGGCGGCGGATGTGGTCGTGCACGACGCGCTGATCGACCCGCGCGTGCTCGGCCTCGCGCGGCCGGACGCCATCCTCGAAAATGCCGGCAAGCGTGGCCACCGGCCCTCGCCGCGCCAGGCCGATATCAGCGAACTGCTCGTCACCCATGCCCGCGCCGGCCGCCGGGTGCTGCGCCTGAAGGGCGGCGACCCCTTCATTTTCGGCCGCGGCCACGAGGAGGCGCTGGCGCTGGCCGAGGCCGGCATCCGCTTCCGCGTCGTGCCCGGCGTGTCGAGCGGGCTCGGCAGCCTCGCGTTGCACGGCATCCCCGCCACCTCGCGCGATTCCAACCACGCCGTGATCCTGGCGACCGGCCACCTTGCCGAGGACAAGAGCCTCGATTGGGCGAGCCTTGCCCGTACCGGGCAGCCGATCGTGCTCTACATGGCGGTGGCCAATCTCGAGCCGATCGCGGCGGCGCTCGGCCGGGGCGGCCTTGCGCCGGACACGGCGGTCATCGCCGTGCATGGCGCGACGACGCCGGCGGAGGCGGTGATCGAGACGACGCTCGGCGCGCTCCCCGGACTCGGCGCCGCCGGCCGGATCCGCTCGCCGGCCATCATCGCGATCGGCGCCATCGCGCCGCTGCGCGCGGCGATCGCAAGCTTCCTGATCGCGCCCGAGGTCCAGGCATGA